One Brevibacterium spongiae DNA segment encodes these proteins:
- a CDS encoding iron chelate uptake ABC transporter family permease subunit, which produces MRAKDDTGQVTDVREGEPPRREAERSHHRSGQPSRNSGPLPTAKSVRRYWTIIIVLAVASAGIALGILAWDNPMPITDPGFWLIAQLRLTNLVVIAMVALCQSFATVAFQTVTNNRIITPSIMGFESLYVAIQTSAMYFFGVTAIVELKGLVPFVVQLGLMVGLSLALYGWLLSGRHSSVALMLLIGVVIGGGLGSVATFMQRTLTPSEFDILSARLFGSISNSDASYLPVSIPLCLFACLGLYLCSSRLNVLALGRDMTSNLGLNFKGELLKVLFFVSILMAVSVSMIGPMVFLGFLVAMLAYQFADTFDHKRLFPMAALIGFVVLGGAYFVMKNIFYAEGVVSIIIEIVGGGAFLLVILRKGRL; this is translated from the coding sequence ATGCGTGCGAAGGACGACACCGGTCAGGTTACAGACGTACGGGAAGGGGAGCCGCCTCGGCGAGAGGCGGAGCGTTCGCATCATCGGTCGGGACAGCCGTCGCGGAACTCCGGACCGCTGCCGACGGCGAAGTCGGTGCGCAGGTATTGGACGATCATCATCGTCCTCGCGGTCGCCTCGGCGGGGATCGCTCTGGGCATCCTGGCCTGGGACAATCCGATGCCGATCACCGACCCCGGTTTCTGGCTGATCGCGCAGCTGCGGCTGACGAACCTCGTCGTCATCGCCATGGTCGCACTCTGCCAGTCCTTCGCCACGGTCGCCTTCCAGACCGTGACGAACAACCGGATCATCACGCCGTCGATCATGGGATTCGAGTCCCTCTACGTGGCGATCCAGACCTCGGCGATGTACTTCTTCGGGGTCACCGCGATCGTCGAGCTCAAGGGACTCGTGCCCTTCGTCGTCCAGCTGGGCCTCATGGTCGGTCTGTCGCTTGCCCTCTATGGATGGCTGCTGTCGGGGCGGCACTCGTCGGTGGCGCTCATGCTGCTCATCGGCGTCGTCATCGGCGGGGGACTGGGCTCGGTGGCGACGTTCATGCAGCGGACGCTCACGCCGAGCGAATTCGACATTCTCTCCGCACGCCTGTTCGGGTCGATCTCGAACTCGGATGCGAGCTACCTGCCGGTCTCCATCCCGCTGTGCCTGTTCGCCTGTCTCGGCCTCTACCTGTGCTCTTCGCGGTTAAACGTGCTGGCGCTGGGCCGAGACATGACGAGCAACCTGGGGCTGAACTTCAAGGGCGAGCTGCTCAAGGTCCTCTTCTTCGTCTCCATCCTCATGGCCGTGTCCGTGTCGATGATCGGGCCGATGGTCTTCCTCGGATTCCTCGTCGCGATGCTCGCCTACCAGTTCGCAGACACCTTCGACCACAAGCGGCTCTTCCCGATGGCCGCGCTCATCGGGTTTGTCGTCCTCGGTGGTGCGTACTTCGTCATGAAGAACATCTTCTACGCAGAAGGCGTCGTGTCGATCATCATCGAGATCGTCGGCGGCGGCGCCTTCCTGCTCGTCATTCTGCGAAAGGGGCGCCTGTGA